The DNA window GTGTCGCCTCAAGCTTTTGTCGCGAAGTCAAGCCCTTCGTAGCCAAGATCTTCATGTAAAAGTTATCGGCGCTGGGGTAGGCAACTTCGCAATCCTCTTCGCGGGGAGCGTGGGGTTGTCCTGGGGGAATTGGCGCAGGTCTAGGGTTTGATGGTCCAATAACGAATTCAGGAGGTGAGATGATGTTGCGAGAAAGATCGCGCACCCAGTTGTCGACGTGTTCGGCGCCCTTGGCAGCAAGCATGATAGCCTCGAAATATCCTCTTCTCCATTCCTCGCTCTTGCCGGAGATATCGCAGGGGTTGAATTCCCCAGGAATCTCTGCTTCAGGGTTGACTCTGTCCGTAAGTTTTGTAACACCCTGGCCGTCGACCTTAGGATCCTCCAATCGCAATACCAATCCTCGCGCCAATTCGAATGACCAAGGCCAATTGATCTCGCCGTTCTGGGGAGCTTTGCTGTTATTCGAGTCCCTTAGGAATTTTCTTGTCATCCATCCCCATTCATGTGGCGTGGGGTATTCCTGTTCCAGCTTCTCCTCATTGACAAAGAACAAGATGACGCCCACACATGCTAATAAACCCCAGAATGAAGCTGTGTATCGAACCGCCAACTTGGCCTCATGTTTCAGCCATTGTCGCCGTTCAGTTGTGAAGTATCGGACGCTATTTGTGGTCACGGGAATAGTAAGAAAGGGTAGGTTCGGTCTTGATTTTGTGGTGAGTTGTGTGTGGTGTGTAAATGTTCGGAGAAGACATGGAGATTGGGTTCGAAGAGTTGGCACTCGAGGCGTGAGAACCCGGACACGACGGCCGACGAGTCGGAGACGCATGGCGCCGACGTTTGGTAAGTAGAACCTCTCTCGCACTCGGCAATTCGTGCCACCCGTCGATTGTTCGTCGATTTGAAATTGTCGTccaaataatattatatcgAGTCGTgggacgatgaagatgtctAAAAGTGATGATATGAAAATTGAGCCAATTAGATTCGCTGACTAAGGCGGCATATTCTGTGCGCCAAGGCTTTGCATCGCAAAAACCTTGGGAATGGGAAATTCCATGAGCACATCAACTCCAAGGATTTCTTAATTGGTTAGGACAAGGAACATTTTTTGTTCTgcaaattttataaaaaaaatgtCCTCCTTTTTGTCTTCAGAAACCCTTTCAAATCCTAGGTTTCAACTATTTGCGGCGGCAGCTTTTTCGGGAGCGACAGTCGCATCGCTAATATTGGGTTACCAGGCATTGGAGCGAGAAGAGAGAGTCAATGAGCTCAAGAACTCGATCCCTGCAAATGATCCCAACGTCCAACCTGTACTATCTTCATCTTATCTCTATAATAAACATCACTAACTAGTAGCAGTTGAATAACTTTGGTGGTTCATCAGCACCACCCGTTGATAAGGAAGATGCCAAGAACCAGGCCATGGCTCGTCGTGCGCAAGCAGGAGACTTTGATGAAGAGTTAATTCTTGAGCAATTAGCGAGAAACCGTGTATTTCTAACAGACGAAGGTCTCGATAAGCTTAGAAACTCTTTCGTCATTGTGGTTGGCTGTGGTGGTGTTGGATCCCACTGTACCGCTGCTCTCGCCCGTTCTGGAGTTTCCAAAATCCGATTAATTGATTTCGATCAAGTAACTCTGAGCTCTCTGAATCGCCATGCAGTTGCCACTCTGGCCGATGTTGGTATTCCCAAGGTGCAATGCTTGGAAAGGCGTCTAATGGCCATCGCCCCCTGGGTGAAATTCGATCTACGACAGGAGCAGTTCAACGAGAATGTTGCGGAGCGATTGCTTCGACCTTGGGGTGAGGATGGACGTGCCCCTGACTTTGTCATCGATGCTATCGATAACATCGAGACCAAGGTCTCGCTCCTTGAATACTGTCACAAGAACAACCTGCCAGTCATCAGCGCCATGGGTGCTGGTTGCAAGAGCGATCCAACCCGAATAATTGTTGGCGATATTGGATCAAGCAAAGATGACGGCCTTTCGCGCGCGACAAGAAGGAAGCTCAAGCTGAAGGGTATCACAAGCGGAATTCCAGTTGTCTACTCCACAGAAACAGCAGGCGTTGGCAAGGCTGAGTTGCTCCCTCTCCCTGAGGAGGAGTTCCAGAAGGGCTCTGTTGGCGATCTTGCAGCCATGCCAAACTTCAGAGTCAGGATTCTCCCTGTACTTGGCACTATGCCTGCTATATTTGGTCTTACTGTCGCCAACCACGTTATCTTGAGCATCACTGGTTATCCTCTCGACTACGTACCCGCCAAGGGCAGGGAGAAGATGTACGAGGGAATGTTGGCAACGCTACAGAGCTCCGAAGAGAAGCTGGCACGCATGACCTATGAGGGCGACACAGTTGGCCTCAAGGTGCCTATTACCACTGGCGACGTTGCTTTCCTTTCCGAAGAGCTCTACCGTGGCCGAAGTGCCGTCAGCGGAATCCCTACAAAACTGGTCCTTATTCGATGGGAGAAGCCCGACGGCCCCAGCATGACAACCTTGGGCGAAGGCAAAGATACCCAGAAGTGCTCAACGGTGAAACTGAGGGATCTTGTATTGATGACCAAGGAGGAGGCAACACGCCATGAAAAGGAAATCTTCAAGGGTGGAaagtctcttgacgaagTATACGACGCCGAAACGCTCGCGCGCgttgaggagaagaggaCAACAGCTGAAAAATACGAGGCTTTCCGATCATGAAAAGGGGGCGCTGTTTGAGTAGTGTATGGCTTTCAGAGATGAGATATATGATCACGTCAGATGTTGCCTCAAGGCGCAGTCAGAGGTAACATTTGATATGGTTCACGAATTGACGAGCATTTAGAGAAGGAGTCCTTCTGTACCATTCGCTTTCTTCTACGCATTGTTATTCTGGTCGTAACCACGCACTGACACCTTCAAGTCCCTCGTCTGGaatcttttctcttcttccgtCGAGTTCTTGTCGATGAAGCAGACCTGTGCTTGAACGGTACCAGCATCTCACTCCAACTGATCTACCCGACACAAGGCGACAAGAAGGATTGAAAGGGGCAGCCTTACTTATTTCTGAGGCGACCTAACAATTGGCTTGTGCTAAGTCAGACTACTATCGGGAGGATTTGCGCTCAGCCTGCCACAGGGATTGTGGCTAATCTATTATCCTGGCCTCAAAACCCTAGAATTACCCCTGGGATAGTGCCTTCCGAGGTGATTGATGGGTGCTTGCAGATTGATACATCACCACCAATGGTCCCCTCTTTCACTGTTGATCAGCTGCCGCTTATTGTAATTTCGGTGTGATATCTTGTCGCTCGTTTAGTCTCGGGTTTCGAATTGTCAGCCCCGTAGTATGACAGCACTTTTGAGGCCGTAAAATGTAGGTAGCCTTCTTGGAGATCTCACATATCGTCACCCATAATACATTTCACACTCGACACTTCTTAACTCTGCACATTGCCTAATAGCGGTGAATTCCTGTAGCAATTTTTGTACAGACCGACTGCAATGCAGCCATGAAATCTTGACACAGACGACCAACTTGCTTACCCTTGACTGCGCCCGTCGATATACACTTCCAAGCAATATTTGATCACAATGACGGCTCCCAACGTCCTGTTTCATGGTGCATAAGATACAACCAACAAACATTTCTGTCTCAATTGCCGACTATCGCAAGGCGACAGCATCATAAGACTCTTTCCCCCTCAATTGGGGACAATCCGCGTGCTTGATAGGCTCAACATTCGGATGCGCCCTGCCGTTGAGAGACACAAGTGTTGTAGTGAGAGCTGGCTGGCGACACGCGCATAACCGTTGGTTGTTAGCTCGCATCCTAGGGCAGACATTTCGGCCTTTGTTGGCTGTTTCTGCAAACATTGGCAGGGCTTGGGAGATTTGACGTCTGTTGGGTTGGTTCTTTAGACCGCTCTTGTGGCTCGCATAGATATGACTCGTAACAAACTCCCGAAAAGCCATTGAAAAGAATTCCGCACAGGCGATATGTCGCTAGCCGTCTCTCAGACTATATTTGATTGTAAAGGATTTGGCGATCGTCCCATGGCAAATTTGCCCTGGAACTTTGCTTGGTTAAAAGGTCGCCAGGTGCTGAGCCGCAGCTATCAAAAGCAATTATGTAGCCACTCAATAGGCGGCTGAGTGATGAATCTGAAACTTGCATGTGAGAAGTGACGAGAGAACAAGATCTATCATTCGGCCATTCCTTCTATGTCAGCAATTACCCATCTTCAATGCAGGTGCAAAAGATAACTCCTGAAAATGTGTTGCCTTGTGCCAGTTGGAGACAATGTGTAGCTGACTCAAGCCATTGCCAACAGAGTTGGCAAACAGAATCGAAGTAATGTCGTTCTAAAAGTGCAGTGAAATATATTGTGATAACAGGGAGCTTCACCGAGAATGCAGCGCAAGTCCAGTGCAGTTTGCTGCAAAGTTTGTCGATGCATGGCAATCTTTGGATACGCCGGCAGGTAATGCGCATACAAACTGTTACACCGCTCCTGTGTGAAATCAATGAACGACCGTGTGAAGTTTGTTTGGGAAggaagagagaagagaaCAGAGGAGACGCTGGGTCTTGCCGCAGATTTATTGAGTGCAGTAGACGGGGGGGTCGGCGAGCCTCCCCGCCTGGTAGCACAAGACGGCAATTCCCAGGAAGCCGTTGCGAATGGTAGTACGGAAATGCAAAGAAGTGACACATGACGGCGATCGAATAAACTATCTGTGGTTATGTACTCTGTCTAGGTAGTCTGTATGTGATTACACATGCTGATACCCGAGGAATTGAAAATGGCCTGATTCTACTCTGTTGTGTGACTGCCGATGGTACACTTGAGCTTCAGTACAACTACCAAGGTCAGTGGCCAGTCGGCATTGTTATCGACGGATGTAACTATTCATAATAAGACGTGGA is part of the Fusarium poae strain DAOMC 252244 chromosome 4, whole genome shotgun sequence genome and encodes:
- a CDS encoding hypothetical protein (TransMembrane:1 (i74-96o)~BUSCO:26937at5125), which translates into the protein MRLRLVGRRVRVLTPRVPTLRTQSPCLLRTFTHHTQLTTKSRPNLPFLTIPVTTNSVRYFTTERRQWLKHEAKLAVRYTASFWGLLACVGVILFFVNEEKLEQEYPTPHEWGWMTRKFLRDSNNSKAPQNGEINWPWSFELARGLVLRLEDPKVDGQGVTKLTDRVNPEAEIPGEFNPCDISGKSEEWRRGYFEAIMLAAKGAEHVDNWVRDLSRNIISPPEFVIGPSNPRPAPIPPGQPHAPREEDCEVAYPSADNFYMKILATKGLTSRQKLEATLEYASYMEFKNQPEGAEALYNLALAEATQGVDFSTPPYNPKTFVLNEKAGPPSQNILDAVTAVATFKARSGKIDAALPIYLSLLKARRSLSNNPPAAAYVKPKASSSLDNLVRIFLQADYPPPPPDGTQSPWRSPHERCQEASLSLWIGEILFATSSKDDGLSWTRDSVDVAEEQLRNMDLATADKAAKKTCRECLGEGLNNWSRMVAKLAREEQQRQEKASTKSGVFSFWSGTPPNAEDRWTAEDAVVKERVRRTRELVEDLTPAGPNLASLFKA
- a CDS encoding hypothetical protein (TransMembrane:1 (o15-38i)~BUSCO:20000at5125); this translates as MSSFLSSETLSNPRFQLFAAAAFSGATVASLILGYQALEREERVNELKNSIPANDPNVQPLNNFGGSSAPPVDKEDAKNQAMARRAQAGDFDEELILEQLARNRVFLTDEGLDKLRNSFVIVVGCGGVGSHCTAALARSGVSKIRLIDFDQVTLSSLNRHAVATLADVGIPKVQCLERRLMAIAPWVKFDLRQEQFNENVAERLLRPWGEDGRAPDFVIDAIDNIETKVSLLEYCHKNNLPVISAMGAGCKSDPTRIIVGDIGSSKDDGLSRATRRKLKLKGITSGIPVVYSTETAGVGKAELLPLPEEEFQKGSVGDLAAMPNFRVRILPVLGTMPAIFGLTVANHVILSITGYPLDYVPAKGREKMYEGMLATLQSSEEKLARMTYEGDTVGLKVPITTGDVAFLSEELYRGRSAVSGIPTKLVLIRWEKPDGPSMTTLGEGKDTQKCSTVKLRDLVLMTKEEATRHEKEIFKGGKSLDEVYDAETLARVEEKRTTAEKYEAFRS